In Shewanella sp. GD04112, the sequence TAAGCCTTCACACAGGCTTTAGTTGAGTATACAAGAATGTGCCGTGGCAACTTAGATAAAGTCGGTATCAAAATCTCTGTAACTAGATTTTTCCGTTCATCTCAGCGCTGGGTACTTTTTTCACTGAGATTTATCTCGCGTAAAAACCGTCAAGCAATACGTACCGGCTAAGCTAACTCAATCCTTTACTGTCATCAGTTCGACAGGCGCCGTCGGTAATATGCCTTGCTCTATATTGTCACTAATGGCCTGTGATAGCTGTTCTATCTGCTGCAAAAGCTCGGCGTGGATATCGGCCTGTAAGCCTATGGCGTCGAATTGCACCGCTTGGAGTTGAATAGCTCGGGGGGCAGGTTGAGTGTGTGGCGTGGGGCTAACTGGGATTGGGTTCTGGGCGACTTGGCTAAGTGCAACCGTCAATAGGATACTCGTGAACATACCAACTCCTTTGGCTTCATTATTTACAGCGATGTGACGGCACGGTAGGCATGGTGGAAACCTCCAACCAACCCGCAATCATTTAACGCGCATAGCGTAGGGGTGTTAGATGACTGCCACATGAATGATTGACTGCAATATGATGAATTCACGGTAAACTTTGCGGATTGGTGTTAATAAAGAAGCTGATTTGAGTGCTAAGCCTCGCAATTGGGCCATTTAACTTGCGTGCCTTAAAGACTATCCCGTAGAATAACTGTCCTGCTACGCAAGGCGGCTAAGACTCCTGTACTGTCTTAACCTCGCGAGCATTCTCTTTTTACTTAATCACCATGTGGCCCTACGTGTGGGTCACCACTGGACAAGGATATTTCATGCCTGTAATTACACTTCCTGATGGTAGCAAGCGCGAGTTTGCACATCCCGTATCGACTCTCGATGTTGCCGCTGATATCGGCCCTGGTCTTGCTAAAGCCTGTATCGCTGGTCGCGTGAATGGCGAACTAAAAGACGCTTGCGATCTGATCGAAACCGATGCTGAACTTTCTATTATTACCGCTAAAGACGAAGAAGGTATTGAAATCCTTCGCCATTCTTGCGCGCATTTATTAGGCCATGCAATCAAGCAATTATGGCCACAAACCAAGATGGCGATCGGTCCTGTGATCGATAACGGCTTCTATTACGACATCGATCTTGAGCACAAGCTGACTCAAGAAGATATCGAAGCCCTCGAAAAACGTATGCTGGAATTGGCGAAAACCAATTACGACGTAGTCAAACGCGTTGTGAGCTGGCAAGAAGCCCGTGATACCTTTGCCGCACGCGGTGAAGAATACAAGATCGCGATTCTGGATGAGAACATCAGCAAAGATGCAACTCCAGCGCTGTATCATCACGAAGAATACACCGACATGTGTCGTGGTCCACACGTGCCAAACATGCGTTTCTGCCACCATTTCAAATTGATGAGCATTGCTGGCGCTTACTGGCGCGGTAACTCTGAAAACAAGATGCTGCAACGTATTTACGGTACAGCATGGGCGGATAAAAAAGCCCTGAGCACCCATTTAGCCCGCCTCGAAGAAGCGGCTAAACGTGACCACCGTAAAATAGGTAAGCAACTTGACCTCTACCATATGCAAGAAGAAGCACCAGGCATGGTGTTCTGGCATAACGACGGTTGGAGCATCTTCCTCGAATTAGAACGTTTCATTCGCCGTAAGTTAAATCAATACACTTACCAAGAAGTGAAAGGTCCGTTGATGATGGACCGCGTTTTGTGGGAACGTTCCGGTCACTGGGATAAATACTCAGAAGCCATGTTCACAACCAGCAGTGAAAACCGTGAATATGCGGTTAAGCCAATGAACTGC encodes:
- the thrS gene encoding threonine--tRNA ligase, which encodes MPVITLPDGSKREFAHPVSTLDVAADIGPGLAKACIAGRVNGELKDACDLIETDAELSIITAKDEEGIEILRHSCAHLLGHAIKQLWPQTKMAIGPVIDNGFYYDIDLEHKLTQEDIEALEKRMLELAKTNYDVVKRVVSWQEARDTFAARGEEYKIAILDENISKDATPALYHHEEYTDMCRGPHVPNMRFCHHFKLMSIAGAYWRGNSENKMLQRIYGTAWADKKALSTHLARLEEAAKRDHRKIGKQLDLYHMQEEAPGMVFWHNDGWSIFLELERFIRRKLNQYTYQEVKGPLMMDRVLWERSGHWDKYSEAMFTTSSENREYAVKPMNCPGHVQIFNQGLKSYRDLPLRMAEFGCCHRNEPSGSLHGLMRVRGFTQDDAHIFCTEDQVQAEVSSCIQMVYDTYSTFGFENIVVKLSTRPEKRIGDDAMWDRAEEALKQALRANNIEFTILPGEGAFYGPKIEFTLHDCLDRAWQCGTVQLDYALPSRLGATYVAEDNSRQTPVMIHRAILGSLERFLGILIEEYAGRFPTWLAPMQVVVMNITDKQADYVEEVVKFFKEQGIRASFDLRNEKIGFKIREHTLRRVPYLLVVGDQEMENKEVAVRTRDGVDLGKMRIEDFAAKIHQQISLRSLKLLEE